One region of Oryza glaberrima chromosome 7, OglaRS2, whole genome shotgun sequence genomic DNA includes:
- the LOC127780456 gene encoding protein PHOSPHATE STARVATION RESPONSE 2, with the protein MERISTNQLYNSGIPVTVPSPLPAIPATLDENIPRIPDGQNVPRERELRSTPMPPHQNQSTVAPLHGHFQSSTGSVGPLRSSQAIRFSSVSSNEQYTNANPYNSQPPSSGSSSTLNYGSQYGGFEPSLTDFPRDAGPTWCPDPVDGLLGYTDDVPAGNNLTENSSIAAGDELAKQSEWWNDFMNYDWKDIDNTACTETQPQVGPAAQSSVAVHQSAAQQSVSSQSGEPSAVAIPSPSGASNTSNSKTRMRWTPELHERFVDAVNLLGGSEKATPKGVLKLMKADNLTIYHVKSHLQKYRTARYRPELSEGSSEKKAASKEDIPSIDLKGGNFDLTEALRLQLELQKRLHEQLEIQRSLQLRIEEQGKCLQMMLEQQCIPGTDKAVDASTSAEGTKPSSDLPESSAVKDVPENSQNGIAKQTESGDR; encoded by the exons ATGGAGAGAATAAGCACCAATCAGCTCTACAATTCTGGAATTCCGGTGACTGTGCCATCGCCTCTGCCTGCTATACCAGCTACCCTGGATGAAAACATTCCCAGGATTCCAGATGGGCAGAATGTTCCGCGGGAGAGAGAATTGAGAAGCACACCTATGCCACCTCATCAGAATCAGAGTACTGTTGCTCCTCTTCATGGGCATTTTCAGTCCAGTACCGGGTCTGTTGGGCCTTTGCGTTCGTCCCAGGCGATAAGGTTCTCTTCAGTTTCAAGCAATGAGCAATATACAAATGCCAATCCTTACAATTCTCAACCGCCGAGTAGTGGGAGTTCTTCAACGCTTAATTATGGATCACAATATGGAGGCTTTGAACCTTCCTTGACTGATTTTCCAAGAGATGCTGGGCCGACGTGGTGTCCTGATCCAGTTGATGGCTTGCTTGGATATACAGATGATGTCCCTGCTGGGAACAATTTGACTGAAAACAGTTCTATTGCAGCTGGTGATGAACTTGCCAAGCAAAGTGAATGGTGGAATGATTTTATGAATTATGACTGGAAAGATATTGATAACACAGCTTGTACTGAAACTCAACCACAG GTTGGACCAGCTGCGCAATCATCTGTCGCAGTTCACCAATCAGCTGCCCAACAATCAGTTTCATCTCAATCAGGAGAACCTTCTGCAGTTGCTATACCCTCGCCCTCTGGTGCCTCCAATACCTCCAACTCCAAGACACGAATGAGATGGACTCCTGAACTTCATGAGCGCTTTGTAGATGCTGTCAATCTACTTGGTGGCAGTGAAA AAGCTACTCCCAAGGGTGTGTTAAAGCTAATGAAGGCAGACAATTTGACCATTTATCATGTTAAAAGTCACCTTCAG AAATACAGAACAGCTCGATACAGACCAGAATTGTCTGAAG GTTCTTCAGAAAAGAAGGCAGCCTCAAAAGAGGACATACCATCAATAGATCTGAAAGGAGG GAACTTTGATCTCACTGAGGCATTGCGTCTCCAGTTAGAACTCCAAAAGAGGCTTCATGAACAGCTTGAG ATCCAAAGAAGTTTGCAGCTGAGAATTGAGGAGCAAGGGAAGTGCCTTCAGATGATGCTCGAGCAGCAGTGCATACCTGGGACAGACAAGGCGGTGGATGCTTCAACCTCAGCAGAAGGAACAAAGCCATCTTCTGATCTTCCAGAATCTTCTGCCGTGAAGGATGTTCCAGAAAACAGTCAGAACGGAATAGCCAAACAAACAG AATCAGGTGACAGATAA